From Salinirubellus salinus, the proteins below share one genomic window:
- a CDS encoding DUF4350 domain-containing protein, translating into MSRRNRLLEWGPTSERGPFLSSVGLAALVVAVLLGLVVGAGFSTATFGAYNPSWDGTSEFVGLAERTGTETLVTSDVARYPTGDPSRTVAVVFAPRTGYDESETERISQFVQRGGTLVVASDAGAGAIPANELLSNLGTEARVDGRPLRDEVRNSEGPAMPRATNVTDHPLTRRVSEVTLNYGTVVDPGNATVLVASSRFAYLDVNGNDQFDGETNTAEEPRSFPVATVEQIGNGRVVVLGDPSVFINAMIDQPGNRRLALGLLEPHDRVVVDYSTRGDLPPLRIGLSLLRQSDPLLAISGFVAVAVLGAIARWRA; encoded by the coding sequence GTGAGTCGACGGAATCGACTGTTGGAGTGGGGGCCGACATCGGAGAGGGGACCCTTCCTCTCGAGTGTCGGACTCGCCGCGCTGGTGGTCGCTGTCCTCCTCGGTCTCGTCGTCGGTGCGGGCTTCTCCACGGCAACGTTCGGAGCGTACAATCCCAGCTGGGACGGGACGTCCGAATTCGTGGGACTGGCCGAGCGGACCGGGACCGAGACCCTCGTGACCAGTGACGTCGCGAGGTACCCGACAGGGGACCCCAGCAGAACTGTCGCGGTGGTCTTCGCCCCCAGGACCGGGTATGACGAATCCGAGACCGAACGGATATCGCAGTTCGTACAGCGAGGCGGGACACTCGTGGTCGCGTCCGATGCGGGTGCGGGAGCCATCCCGGCGAACGAACTCCTGTCGAACCTCGGAACCGAGGCACGAGTCGACGGGAGACCACTCCGCGACGAGGTCCGCAACTCCGAGGGGCCAGCGATGCCGAGGGCGACGAACGTCACCGACCACCCGCTAACACGACGCGTCAGCGAGGTGACGCTGAACTACGGAACCGTCGTCGACCCTGGAAACGCGACGGTGCTCGTCGCGAGTTCGCGATTCGCCTACCTCGACGTGAACGGGAACGACCAGTTCGACGGAGAGACGAACACGGCCGAAGAGCCACGCTCGTTCCCCGTCGCCACGGTCGAACAAATCGGGAACGGACGGGTGGTCGTGCTGGGAGATCCGAGCGTGTTCATCAACGCGATGATCGACCAACCTGGGAACCGGCGACTGGCACTCGGACTTCTCGAACCGCACGACAGAGTGGTCGTCGACTACTCGACTCGGGGAGATCTTCCACCGCTCCGTATCGGCCTATCACTCCTCCGGCAGTCGGACCCACTGCTCGCGATATCGGGATTCGTCGCCGTCGCCGTACTGGGTGCGATAGCCCGCTGGCGGGCGTGA
- a CDS encoding DUF4129 domain-containing protein, producing the protein MRSSERERLGLLLVVLVTLVPVVAAVAVPVAMATPSGDALSTVEGTVLDPSTPSGLEVTADSGDPTARHSSAEDSLVQEQETPTPTPEGAEGANRSNLQHEDPAVYRGDSELPALRAWALAQALSRIDLGTVRLEEGEYEAARELFGDEYDSTLERYVEITDVTRDRSDDRVAETLDRTAEEQDEFVDAVSDYQRTLDEYREARAEGEDERADRLARELNSTAERVVREGGDLAEVYQAVGRVTDTDLSPSIRRIGNVTDRVSEERTAVIRSEFDPTLLQASVTSESASFVNPLNLSGQLATSNGTSVSNATVRVRLGNETLTVRTTRNGTFDVSIRPVLVDVGRQVVSVRYRPREASPYLGSTTNVTVVVEQVRPQMSVDPVSSNVSFGEPVRVSGRVAVDNVTVGGLPVTVTVGDTELGRVRTAENGSFAVSDPLPARVPAGTQSLSINVSTERAAVGAVETVRTVTVEETGTDLTTSAGFDSGNLVVDGRLQTSEGRAVGGQTVRILVNGTGVESVRTNGSGAYDVTLEPRSGLVERQARTLNVTAVYDGTATNLVGDRASTTVSLPESRDIASVSDLLDIDTGIGSMNPFFGVSVPSTFVGRLVVALSLVAFAGLVLYEYRRRSGRQPSPEGQRVSSLETDDAESVEGDEGGGGGSAGIPSPPAVSETEGPRQPAPSFAEAHERLRAGETDEAVVAAYFQARSELTERLLPEVSGTPRQFLVACEGTDLAEERVAALRRLVDSYERAAFGLRPVDHEVAQSAIRDAVVASSPSET; encoded by the coding sequence GTGCGATCATCAGAACGAGAGCGACTAGGACTGCTCCTCGTCGTTCTCGTAACACTCGTCCCCGTGGTAGCCGCAGTCGCGGTCCCGGTGGCAATGGCGACACCGAGTGGTGACGCCTTGTCGACGGTCGAGGGGACCGTGTTGGACCCGTCGACACCGTCCGGTTTGGAGGTCACGGCCGATTCTGGTGATCCGACCGCTCGACACTCCAGTGCCGAAGACTCGCTGGTTCAGGAGCAAGAGACACCTACTCCCACGCCCGAGGGAGCGGAGGGTGCGAACAGGTCGAACCTCCAGCACGAAGACCCAGCGGTCTATCGAGGGGACTCGGAGTTGCCAGCTCTGCGGGCTTGGGCACTCGCGCAGGCTCTCTCCCGGATAGATCTCGGGACGGTCCGTCTCGAGGAGGGGGAGTACGAGGCGGCACGGGAACTCTTCGGGGACGAGTACGACTCCACCCTCGAGCGGTACGTCGAGATCACTGATGTGACCCGTGACCGCTCGGACGACCGAGTCGCGGAGACGCTCGACCGGACCGCCGAGGAGCAGGACGAGTTCGTCGACGCGGTCTCCGACTACCAGCGGACGCTCGACGAGTATCGCGAGGCGAGAGCCGAGGGCGAAGACGAACGCGCCGACCGCCTCGCGCGCGAACTCAACTCGACAGCCGAGAGAGTCGTCCGCGAGGGGGGCGACCTCGCCGAGGTGTACCAGGCCGTCGGTCGGGTGACAGACACCGACCTGTCACCGTCGATCCGGCGCATCGGAAACGTAACCGACCGTGTCTCCGAGGAGCGTACTGCGGTTATTCGGAGCGAGTTCGACCCGACGCTACTGCAGGCGAGTGTGACGTCGGAGTCGGCCTCGTTCGTGAATCCCCTGAACCTCAGTGGCCAGCTCGCCACCTCGAACGGGACGTCGGTCTCGAACGCGACCGTGAGGGTCCGCCTCGGGAACGAAACGCTGACGGTGCGGACGACCCGGAACGGCACGTTCGACGTGTCGATCAGACCCGTACTGGTCGACGTTGGCAGACAGGTCGTCTCGGTCCGGTACCGACCACGCGAGGCCTCCCCGTACCTCGGGTCGACGACCAACGTCACGGTCGTCGTCGAGCAGGTGAGACCCCAGATGTCCGTCGACCCGGTGTCGTCGAACGTCAGTTTCGGAGAGCCTGTCCGGGTCTCGGGCCGTGTCGCCGTCGACAATGTCACCGTCGGGGGACTCCCGGTGACCGTCACCGTCGGAGACACCGAACTCGGGCGAGTGCGGACGGCAGAAAACGGTTCCTTCGCCGTCTCCGATCCGCTCCCCGCGAGAGTACCGGCTGGCACCCAGAGCCTCTCGATAAACGTCTCGACCGAGAGGGCGGCTGTTGGGGCTGTCGAGACCGTCCGGACGGTCACGGTCGAAGAGACCGGGACCGACCTCACCACCTCGGCAGGGTTCGACTCGGGGAACCTCGTCGTCGACGGGCGACTCCAGACCAGCGAGGGTCGAGCCGTCGGGGGACAGACAGTCCGAATCCTCGTCAACGGCACGGGGGTGGAGAGTGTCCGGACGAACGGCTCCGGTGCGTACGACGTGACGCTCGAACCTCGAAGTGGTCTGGTCGAACGCCAGGCGAGGACGCTGAACGTCACGGCCGTCTACGACGGGACCGCCACGAACCTCGTGGGCGACCGAGCCTCGACGACCGTCTCGCTGCCGGAGAGTCGAGACATCGCCAGTGTCTCCGACTTGCTCGACATCGACACCGGGATCGGTAGCATGAACCCCTTCTTCGGGGTCTCGGTCCCGTCGACGTTCGTCGGTCGACTGGTCGTCGCACTCTCGCTCGTGGCGTTCGCTGGACTGGTACTGTACGAGTATCGGCGTCGCTCTGGCAGGCAGCCGTCGCCAGAAGGACAACGAGTGTCGAGTCTCGAGACTGACGACGCCGAGTCCGTCGAGGGGGACGAGGGGGGTGGTGGCGGTTCAGCAGGTATCCCTTCGCCTCCCGCGGTGAGTGAGACCGAAGGCCCTCGGCAGCCGGCCCCATCGTTCGCCGAGGCCCACGAACGGCTTCGTGCGGGTGAGACGGACGAGGCCGTCGTGGCCGCGTACTTCCAGGCCCGGAGCGAACTGACGGAGCGCCTCCTCCCCGAGGTCAGTGGTACCCCGAGGCAGTTCCTCGTGGCCTGTGAGGGGACGGACCTCGCCGAGGAACGGGTCGCGGCACTCCGTCGACTCGTCGACAGTTACGAACGCGCCGCGTTCGGGCTACGGCCGGTCGACCACGAGGTCGCCCAGTCCGCGATACGCGACGCGGTAGTCGCGAGTTCACCGTCAGAGACGTGA
- a CDS encoding DUF1616 domain-containing protein codes for MDEDSTVPGDGLRRSTTGDGSRIRSLVWSYGDLGVVVLLACVGAVAVVLPSLVAVRPILALPLVVLWPGYALVAALYPAHDAFDDVVGESGGLERLVLSVGLSLVTSPLLALVLNYTLWGVRPVPVFVGLALLTCTAAVVAWYRRQQLGPDRRFQVRGDQWLTAARTRVSQGGTLDTVLVVVIAAGVVVSVVSVSYLAATPRHGEQFSEFYLLTETSDDDYVTADYPTSFVRGESKPLVVGITNREHRAVTYNVVVVLQRTSVGPGDGTPPGDEPLEVLEREELRRFEDVQLEHGQEWRQAHEIRPSVTGEDLRVVYLLYRGAPPPEPTLDNADRSTHIWIDVAATES; via the coding sequence ATGGACGAGGATTCCACGGTTCCGGGAGACGGTCTGCGGAGATCGACCACCGGTGATGGGTCGCGGATCCGCTCGCTCGTCTGGAGCTACGGGGACCTCGGAGTCGTCGTCCTGCTCGCCTGCGTCGGTGCGGTCGCGGTGGTCCTCCCGTCGCTCGTCGCTGTCCGTCCGATACTCGCCCTGCCGCTCGTCGTCCTCTGGCCGGGGTACGCTCTCGTCGCGGCGCTCTATCCCGCACACGACGCGTTCGACGACGTCGTGGGGGAGTCCGGCGGCCTCGAACGGCTCGTACTGTCGGTCGGTCTGAGTCTGGTGACGAGTCCCCTGCTGGCACTCGTCCTGAACTACACGCTCTGGGGTGTCCGTCCGGTTCCCGTGTTCGTCGGACTGGCGCTACTCACCTGCACGGCTGCCGTGGTGGCGTGGTATCGCCGACAGCAACTCGGACCGGACCGGCGGTTCCAGGTCCGGGGAGACCAGTGGCTGACAGCGGCACGGACACGGGTCTCACAGGGTGGAACGCTCGACACCGTGCTCGTCGTCGTCATCGCCGCTGGCGTCGTCGTCTCGGTGGTCTCGGTGTCGTACCTCGCGGCTACCCCCCGTCATGGTGAACAGTTCTCGGAGTTCTACCTCCTGACCGAGACCAGTGACGACGACTACGTCACTGCCGATTACCCGACATCCTTCGTGCGCGGCGAATCGAAACCGCTCGTGGTGGGAATCACCAACCGCGAGCACCGAGCGGTGACGTATAACGTCGTAGTGGTGCTCCAGCGGACGAGTGTTGGCCCCGGAGACGGGACTCCACCCGGCGACGAGCCGCTCGAGGTGCTGGAGCGCGAGGAACTGCGTCGGTTCGAGGACGTCCAGCTCGAACACGGACAGGAGTGGCGTCAAGCGCACGAGATCCGGCCATCCGTGACCGGCGAGGACCTCCGGGTCGTGTACCTGCTCTATCGCGGTGCTCCACCACCCGAACCGACGCTGGACAACGCCGATAGATCGACGCACATCTGGATCGACGTCGCCGCCACGGAGTCGTAG
- a CDS encoding DUF58 domain-containing protein, whose protein sequence is MWTMPRGWAVVAGGVLAVALGVALGRPVLLLGAAGAWSWVFARRMAFARTAADVATRLSVSSTVVSEAPRATVETALETKVDLEPPSRMRVDVIQTLPAKVVAESGVFAATLVPGETSTTERLPIRFPTGGVERFDLPVAIVSDERAVWTAFHVGDEYTVDVSPRRPEAMFDVSTPPFRTPLTTDPSSLRRYTPIDPANRIDWKVTSRLREAHVKEYESEGFGHTVLLIEHGRATARGVPPAGVTLLRHLQDAGLGLVEALSETTQGVGLVAIDDEGPTTVIEPRASRRNYADVRRALSSLEPSGDGSPETNGPVPDLDAIGRARSSLEGEASQFASLIRPFFADGIAHGERLAAHPLLRAVQTHATTSTGRTRYVLLTAGVDRGVIRAAVEQLQRSGAPVFVLLPPDAAFDSVETDVHVAVREGSTAVVDQATVRARREAARQFRQSLGAMNRVTAVTVAPTDVESATVQSIETHGVGDR, encoded by the coding sequence ATGTGGACGATGCCGCGGGGGTGGGCAGTCGTCGCGGGAGGAGTCCTCGCGGTAGCGCTCGGCGTGGCGCTGGGGCGACCCGTGCTCCTCCTCGGCGCGGCTGGCGCCTGGTCGTGGGTGTTCGCTCGACGTATGGCCTTCGCCCGAACGGCCGCTGATGTCGCCACACGACTGAGCGTCAGCAGCACCGTAGTCAGCGAGGCTCCGCGGGCGACGGTCGAGACGGCACTGGAGACGAAGGTTGACCTGGAGCCTCCGAGCAGGATGCGGGTCGACGTCATCCAGACGCTGCCCGCGAAGGTGGTCGCGGAGAGTGGCGTCTTCGCAGCCACGCTCGTGCCCGGGGAGACGTCGACGACCGAACGACTCCCGATTCGGTTCCCGACGGGTGGCGTCGAACGGTTCGACCTCCCCGTCGCTATCGTCTCCGACGAACGAGCTGTCTGGACGGCCTTCCACGTCGGTGACGAGTACACTGTCGACGTCTCTCCGCGTAGGCCGGAGGCCATGTTCGACGTATCGACCCCCCCGTTCAGGACGCCCCTCACGACCGACCCTTCCTCGCTCCGTCGGTACACCCCGATTGACCCGGCGAACCGGATCGACTGGAAGGTGACGAGCCGACTCCGCGAGGCGCACGTCAAGGAGTACGAGTCCGAGGGGTTCGGCCACACGGTGCTGTTAATCGAACACGGGAGGGCGACGGCTCGGGGCGTCCCACCGGCCGGCGTCACGCTCCTCCGACACCTGCAGGACGCCGGGCTGGGGCTCGTCGAAGCGCTCTCCGAGACCACGCAGGGAGTCGGTCTGGTCGCGATCGACGACGAGGGTCCGACGACCGTCATCGAGCCGCGCGCCTCGAGGCGGAACTACGCGGACGTGCGCCGGGCCCTGAGTTCACTCGAGCCGAGCGGTGATGGCAGCCCCGAGACGAACGGCCCTGTTCCGGACCTCGACGCCATCGGCCGCGCCAGGTCGTCGCTTGAGGGCGAGGCCTCACAGTTCGCATCCCTGATTCGGCCGTTCTTCGCGGACGGAATCGCCCACGGCGAGCGGCTGGCGGCACACCCCCTGTTGCGCGCGGTCCAGACCCACGCGACGACCAGCACCGGACGGACTCGATACGTACTACTCACCGCGGGGGTCGACCGGGGTGTCATCCGAGCGGCCGTCGAGCAGCTCCAGCGGAGCGGCGCTCCCGTCTTCGTCCTGCTCCCGCCGGACGCCGCCTTCGATAGTGTCGAGACGGACGTCCACGTTGCCGTGCGAGAGGGGTCGACAGCTGTCGTCGACCAAGCGACCGTACGCGCTCGGCGCGAGGCAGCACGACAGTTCCGACAGTCACTCGGCGCGATGAACCGCGTCACAGCGGTGACGGTCGCCCCGACAGATGTCGAGTCTGCGACGGTCCAGTCTATCGAAACCCACGGGGTGGGAGACCGATGA
- a CDS encoding YihY/virulence factor BrkB family protein, which yields MSALSTGREVVRTVREEHVLFMGASIAYYAITSLVPLLIVSLAVVSALGATGALVDVVQTALSDSGERVVEHVLADAAGYRTAGVLGLLVTVWAGSKVFQGIAVAFSEIYGDDVGLSLPARVARSLLVVGVLLGAVVLLSATGLAFAYVEFRVPYPRLLGSLAALVVLAVAFVPVYYLLSPVDTTVRHVLPGAVLAAVGWVLVQLGFYAYAQHAGRYAAFSFLGAVLLFVTALYLAATVLVLGGVVNDAVGW from the coding sequence ATGAGTGCGCTCTCGACCGGCCGCGAGGTCGTCCGCACGGTCCGGGAGGAGCACGTGCTGTTCATGGGCGCGAGCATCGCCTACTACGCCATCACGTCGCTCGTGCCGTTGCTCATCGTCTCCCTCGCCGTCGTCTCGGCGCTGGGGGCGACCGGGGCGCTGGTGGACGTGGTGCAGACCGCGCTCTCCGATAGCGGTGAGCGGGTCGTCGAACACGTCCTCGCCGACGCGGCCGGCTACCGCACCGCGGGCGTGCTCGGCCTGCTGGTCACGGTGTGGGCGGGGAGCAAGGTGTTCCAGGGCATCGCGGTCGCGTTCAGCGAGATATACGGTGACGACGTCGGCCTCTCGCTCCCCGCCCGGGTGGCCCGGAGCCTGCTGGTCGTGGGCGTGTTGCTCGGGGCCGTCGTCCTCCTGTCGGCGACGGGGCTGGCGTTCGCCTACGTCGAGTTCCGGGTCCCGTACCCGAGACTGCTCGGGAGTCTGGCCGCGCTGGTCGTCCTCGCCGTGGCGTTCGTCCCGGTGTACTACCTGCTGTCGCCGGTCGACACCACGGTCCGGCACGTCCTACCGGGCGCGGTGCTCGCGGCCGTCGGCTGGGTCCTCGTCCAGCTCGGGTTCTACGCCTACGCGCAGCACGCGGGCCGATACGCCGCGTTCAGCTTCCTCGGGGCAGTCCTCCTGTTCGTCACGGCGCTGTATCTGGCGGCCACGGTGCTGGTGCTCGGTGGGGTCGTCAACGACGCGGTGGGCTGGTAG
- a CDS encoding AAA family ATPase, with amino-acid sequence MEEAKAVYEALREEMESVLVGRPDVVELLTVALLVQGHVLIEGLPGVGKTTAAKLLAQASDLDVRRIQYTPDHRPADITGTYVYREGTGEFELRRGPVFANVVIADEINRGSPQTQSALLEAMEEQQVTLEGETLPVPTPFMVVATQNPIETSGTFDLPVAQRDRFEFQLEMGVPGRDIERALLDRLGERHQFEPGTVEKVVTAADIAKASEAVREVHVEPSVKEYIVDLVEESRAHPQVTYGASPRALFAFFNGARALAAIDGRDFVTPDDVLALAHAVLVHRLVLAPEVNMSDLSAADIVEDVVDTVEPPGSDFDLEGSAMDRWFGDGTSAGD; translated from the coding sequence ATGGAAGAGGCCAAAGCCGTCTACGAGGCGCTCCGTGAGGAGATGGAGTCGGTTCTCGTCGGTCGTCCCGACGTCGTCGAGCTCCTCACCGTGGCCCTTCTCGTGCAGGGGCACGTCCTCATCGAGGGGCTCCCCGGAGTTGGGAAGACGACGGCGGCGAAGCTTCTAGCCCAGGCGTCCGATCTAGACGTACGACGTATCCAGTACACCCCCGACCACCGACCCGCGGACATCACCGGAACGTACGTGTACCGAGAGGGGACGGGGGAGTTCGAACTCAGGCGGGGGCCGGTGTTCGCGAACGTGGTCATCGCGGACGAGATCAACCGCGGGTCCCCGCAGACACAGAGTGCCCTGCTGGAGGCGATGGAGGAGCAGCAGGTGACTCTAGAGGGGGAGACCCTCCCGGTCCCGACCCCGTTCATGGTCGTCGCGACGCAGAACCCCATCGAAACCTCGGGGACGTTCGACCTCCCCGTCGCGCAGCGTGACCGCTTCGAGTTCCAGCTGGAGATGGGGGTCCCGGGCCGGGACATCGAGCGGGCGCTCCTCGACCGTCTCGGCGAGCGTCACCAGTTCGAACCCGGAACCGTCGAGAAGGTCGTCACGGCGGCCGACATCGCGAAGGCCAGCGAGGCAGTTCGTGAGGTACACGTCGAACCGTCGGTCAAGGAGTACATCGTCGATCTGGTCGAAGAATCCCGCGCCCACCCACAGGTCACGTACGGCGCCTCCCCCAGAGCGCTGTTCGCTTTCTTCAACGGCGCGAGGGCACTCGCAGCGATCGACGGACGCGACTTCGTCACCCCGGATGACGTCCTCGCCCTCGCACACGCGGTCCTGGTCCACCGACTCGTGCTAGCACCGGAAGTGAACATGTCCGACCTGTCGGCCGCAGATATCGTCGAGGACGTGGTCGACACCGTCGAACCGCCCGGATCCGACTTCGACCTCGAGGGGTCAGCCATGGACCGCTGGTTCGGGGACGGGACCAGCGCGGGCGACTGA
- a CDS encoding LamG-like jellyroll fold domain-containing protein: MKRGSTEASSGSVTAVGALSVALLGVGVLLLLLRVQVFESVFRDGRVVLLGNDPYGYRHIVGQLVADVAGPFDVGTLVQYQGQTPLFVVTLAWVTSLLGGSPTALGHVLAWYPVAAGATTALLVGIVGTRLVGDHWGGVVAPAALALTPANVFRTALGYADHHAFDFVWLAAVLLGLLLTVGDERTTEPPRLVRATTTFGLSVAIAVQILAWRGALLLLVPLGLVAIGICADSVRRATSPAVAVAPLVVATWLASILVVAAHVFCGWHSQTVVLQPAILASGMTGVALGAEALTRRQEVTEASVLWGGGLVLVAVSVVASLHGSLTRSLFETGLEYFQTTGGSGIDEASSLLAGRFGLVLGPLTLFGALPLLALPGLVYATGAALLKGRRDWLVVATYGWWCLALALFQRRFAGELSVLVALLVGATVVAVASRVGLRPTTVHPFGVETAALDGTHERRPFASLWHRARQCQPREDGGSPPASGRIVVSVLLVLVLLVSALPTPTMLAGASIDDETYGTARAIEQDAASAGLTYPESYVLSRWDRVRMYNSLVNDHSKSYTYAQRSYPSFLHSSKPETWYERMRERPVGYVVTRSDRESPGEASMWTRLHERYGSRGAGVPGVGHYRVVDTSPGGGVKAFRLVPGAVVFGHAPPNATVRLDAEVRLPSTAEQFTYRRQTVATANGWFAVRVANPGTYRIGNRSLAVTEADVESGAFVSGGQTDNWSGTVDGDRREAQADGSSHWRLDAGSGDFFFDPIEGRHGEVVGPHREADALWTGTAAGTALATDGSVRGVVHESEGLNGSDGFTLSVRFRVPQNDSRPFPRIVAKTSGGRFETAAGYQIALMRGRLLATVGDGTEVAILRGPSVRDGRWHRSTLTWNGTRAQLYLDGQQVDSQAVTAPPVAPVPLTIGAAASSSGGFVGEVDDLWYVPRPGWEPPDRGTMNESTRPTSLTSSP; the protein is encoded by the coding sequence ATGAAACGTGGGTCGACCGAGGCGAGCAGCGGTTCTGTTACGGCGGTGGGTGCGCTCTCGGTAGCCCTCCTCGGGGTCGGTGTACTGTTGCTACTCCTCCGAGTGCAGGTGTTCGAATCGGTCTTCAGAGACGGACGCGTCGTCCTCCTCGGTAACGACCCGTACGGCTACCGCCACATCGTCGGGCAGTTGGTGGCCGACGTCGCCGGACCCTTCGATGTCGGGACGCTCGTACAGTACCAGGGACAGACGCCGCTGTTCGTCGTCACGCTGGCGTGGGTGACGTCGCTCCTCGGTGGAAGCCCCACCGCCCTCGGACACGTCCTCGCGTGGTACCCGGTGGCCGCCGGGGCGACGACGGCACTCCTCGTCGGCATCGTCGGTACTCGGCTCGTCGGTGATCACTGGGGCGGAGTCGTGGCCCCGGCAGCACTGGCTCTGACGCCCGCCAACGTGTTCCGGACCGCCCTCGGATACGCCGACCACCACGCCTTCGACTTCGTCTGGCTCGCGGCTGTGCTGCTCGGCCTCCTGCTGACCGTCGGTGACGAGCGGACGACCGAGCCACCTCGACTCGTGCGTGCGACGACGACGTTCGGACTCAGTGTGGCGATTGCAGTCCAGATACTCGCCTGGCGTGGTGCGTTACTGCTGCTCGTCCCACTCGGCCTCGTCGCAATCGGAATCTGCGCCGATTCGGTTCGGCGTGCAACCTCACCGGCGGTGGCGGTCGCGCCGCTCGTCGTTGCCACCTGGCTCGCATCGATACTCGTCGTGGCCGCGCACGTGTTCTGCGGCTGGCACTCGCAGACGGTCGTCCTCCAGCCCGCGATACTCGCCTCGGGGATGACCGGGGTCGCTCTCGGTGCAGAGGCCCTGACTCGGCGGCAAGAGGTGACCGAGGCAAGTGTCCTCTGGGGGGGTGGTCTGGTCCTCGTCGCCGTGTCGGTCGTCGCATCGCTGCATGGTTCGCTCACCCGAAGCCTCTTCGAGACCGGACTGGAGTACTTCCAGACGACGGGAGGGTCCGGCATCGACGAGGCCAGTTCACTCCTCGCGGGGCGCTTTGGGCTCGTCCTCGGCCCGCTCACACTCTTCGGGGCGCTTCCCCTCCTCGCGCTCCCAGGTCTGGTGTACGCTACCGGTGCGGCTCTACTGAAGGGAAGACGCGACTGGCTCGTCGTCGCCACCTACGGCTGGTGGTGCCTGGCGCTGGCACTCTTTCAGCGCCGCTTCGCGGGGGAGCTGTCGGTACTCGTCGCGCTGCTCGTGGGAGCGACGGTCGTCGCCGTGGCCTCACGGGTCGGGCTGCGTCCAACGACCGTCCACCCGTTCGGTGTCGAGACGGCTGCCCTGGACGGGACACACGAGCGTCGTCCGTTCGCCTCGCTCTGGCACCGGGCTCGTCAGTGCCAGCCTCGCGAAGACGGGGGCAGCCCCCCCGCGAGCGGGAGGATCGTCGTATCGGTCCTGCTCGTTCTGGTGTTGCTCGTCAGTGCCCTCCCGACTCCCACGATGCTGGCAGGGGCGAGCATCGACGACGAGACCTACGGCACAGCTCGAGCCATAGAACAGGACGCGGCGAGCGCGGGGCTCACGTATCCAGAGAGCTACGTTCTGAGTCGGTGGGACCGCGTCCGGATGTACAACTCGCTGGTGAACGACCACTCGAAGTCGTACACGTACGCCCAGCGCTCGTATCCGTCCTTCCTCCATTCCTCGAAGCCGGAGACCTGGTACGAACGGATGCGCGAGCGACCCGTCGGATACGTCGTCACACGGAGTGACCGCGAGTCACCCGGCGAGGCGTCGATGTGGACGCGTCTGCACGAGCGGTACGGCAGCCGTGGCGCGGGCGTCCCGGGCGTCGGTCACTACCGGGTCGTGGACACGAGTCCCGGCGGGGGTGTCAAAGCGTTCCGACTCGTTCCCGGGGCCGTCGTCTTCGGCCACGCCCCGCCGAACGCCACGGTTCGACTCGATGCCGAGGTTCGCCTCCCGTCGACAGCGGAGCAGTTCACGTATCGGCGCCAGACCGTGGCGACCGCGAATGGGTGGTTCGCGGTTCGTGTGGCCAATCCAGGTACGTATCGAATCGGGAACCGCTCTCTCGCGGTGACAGAAGCGGACGTCGAGTCCGGAGCCTTCGTCTCGGGGGGGCAGACCGATAACTGGTCGGGAACGGTCGACGGGGACAGACGAGAAGCCCAAGCGGATGGAAGTAGTCACTGGCGGCTGGACGCCGGCAGCGGCGACTTCTTCTTCGACCCCATAGAGGGTCGACACGGCGAGGTCGTGGGGCCACACAGGGAAGCAGACGCCCTCTGGACCGGAACCGCTGCCGGAACCGCACTGGCCACCGACGGCTCGGTGAGAGGTGTGGTCCACGAGTCGGAGGGACTGAACGGCTCGGATGGATTCACGCTGTCGGTCCGGTTTCGAGTTCCGCAGAACGACTCGAGACCGTTCCCACGTATCGTAGCCAAGACCAGCGGTGGCAGGTTCGAGACCGCGGCTGGCTACCAGATCGCCCTCATGCGAGGGCGGCTGCTGGCGACTGTCGGAGACGGGACCGAGGTTGCAATCCTCCGTGGTCCGTCCGTCAGGGACGGTCGGTGGCACCGGTCGACGCTGACGTGGAACGGGACCCGAGCACAGCTCTATCTCGACGGTCAACAGGTCGACTCGCAGGCCGTCACGGCACCGCCGGTGGCGCCGGTTCCGCTCACGATCGGGGCTGCCGCGAGCAGTTCGGGCGGGTTCGTGGGCGAGGTCGACGACCTGTGGTACGTGCCCCGACCGGGCTGGGAACCGCCCGACAGAGGGACGATGAACGAGAGCACGCGGCCGACCTCGCTCACCTCTAGCCCGTGA